The genome window TTATTTTACAACTCGTTCACAAACTCCAGCAGTTTATCAAAATCCCCCTGCGGATACTCCGAAATATCTTTATTTTCCTTATTAATCAGGCAGTCCGTCAATAAAAAGAAAGACATTCCCACTTTCAGCGCTGCTGCATCCTCACTGGCATCATTGCCGACCATCAAACACTCTTCCGGCTGAACCTTTAGCTTTTCCAAAAGCGCCCGGTAATAATCCGGATTCGGCTTGCAGTAAGAGGAGTTTTCATATGTCGTGTACCATTCAAAGTCCTCCGGCGCGAGTCCCGCCCAGCCGATCCGGCTTTCGGTCGCCACCGCCGGAAAAATCGGATTGGTGGCCAGTGCCAGCCGAAAGCCCCTCTGCTTTAAGGCTGCCACCATTTGCGCTGCTTTTGGATTGTAGCCGCAAAAATCCTTAACCTGTTGGAAATCCTTTTGATAAAACTCTTCAAACAACGATTTATCCGCCAAAACCTGCTCACCGTTTAACTCCGTAAACTTCTTCCAGAAAGCTTCCTCATTCGTTTGCTGACCGGTATTTCTAACCATGGCCGCCGTTCCCACCCAAATACTGTCAATCAGCTTTTTCGGCTCATAGCCATGCGGCAGCAGTTTTTTGGTCAACATCTTAAAATAAGCCTCAGTAAACCTGTCCTGATCCATTGGCAAGAGGGTTCCGTCCAAATCAAATAAAATCGTAGTAATCTTCAAGTTCTCACTCCTTTTCCTATATCAATCCTCAAAACTCCGT of Lachnospiraceae bacterium oral taxon 500 contains these proteins:
- a CDS encoding HAD family hydrolase, encoding MDQDRFTEAYFKMLTKKLLPHGYEPKKLIDSIWVGTAAMVRNTGQQTNEEAFWKKFTELNGEQVLADKSLFEEFYQKDFQQVKDFCGYNPKAAQMVAALKQRGFRLALATNPIFPAVATESRIGWAGLAPEDFEWYTTYENSSYCKPNPDYYRALLEKLKVQPEECLMVGNDASEDAAALKVGMSFFLLTDCLINKENKDISEYPQGDFDKLLEFVNEL